One Nicotiana tomentosiformis chromosome 1, ASM39032v3, whole genome shotgun sequence genomic window, ATCATTGATTCTGACATCAATTGGGACAGGATCATTTAAGATGACCTACCAGCTCATAGATCGAACTTTCCGCAGAACTCTTGGTGGTCTTCGTTTCTCTACGACTGGTATGAGGTTCTCCATAATCTGCAACGAAATAACATGAAAAGTGATCAAAGGTGAACCCACGTTCAGAAAGAATATGTTACCAAGAGATGGCAAGGATACAATCCATCAACTGAAAGCACCTCCTAACTCATCTTATTCAGACTACAGATATAAAGTTCATGTACAAATTTCATTTTAAAGCTAGGCTCAAAAAAGAAAATATGAATCTCTAGAATTTGATATATACATCCATACAAGATAATGGGCAGCAGGGTACAATTTGGTGTAATTCTTTAAGACCCCGTGCTTTCTTCTCCCCATAAAATCCCGTAACTGCCtccacaaaaataaaagaaaagattaAGATAGGTCGTATCTAAATTGAAATGATTTATCTTCTACCGGGTCAACCCTCCAGCTCTTCCAGTTTCCCCCCTAAATCCTATTTTCGTTTCTTCTTAATATCTCTCCCTTTTCTCTCATTACATACCTTTTCTGATTAAAAATATATCTACTTCAAAGTTTAACAGCTTAGATGTCTCCGGTAACAAGCTCGGCTAAAATAACAAAAGGACAATGCAACGCCAGTGATGAACACTAGGACTATCTTTTcttatctttatttttttttttaagtaagcAACACTAGTGATCAACACTAGGACTATCAGTATCAGATTCAGGCTCTCATGCAGGAAGAATTAGATAAAAACAGATTCAGATTGCATGTGGGATCACCAGAGCACCGGATAGATTGTCAAAGTACAGCAGCTTCTCTTTTGTTAGTCCTATAGACCATATTCCATCTCCCCATTCAGAACACAAGGATTCTTTAaaaagggatgaagatgaagaaaaagaaaaagaaaaagaaagaaaagagcctCGATCTTAGTTTAAGACATTACAAAGGACTGCTtcaaaaaggagaagaagaaaaaagaaaagagccTTTATATTAGTTTAAGGAATTACAAGGACTGCTTCaaagaggagaagaagaaaaaagaaaagagccTTGATCTTAGTTTGAGAAGTTACAAGGATTGCTTTAAAAAGGAGAAGAGAGGAAAAAAAAACAAGAGCCTTGATCTTGTTTAAGTGCCACGATCTGAAGAAAATAACCTTCTGACTGAAAAATTATCGAACAGTGAGGTTGATATCTTTCATCTCATGGGCAAGTTGCATCGCAACCCCTAAATGGCAAAGCTGTCGTGAATCTCTTTTTTCAACCTCCCTAACCCTTACATTTGACATTAACATAGCATAAAACTGGTGGTTTAAAGAGGCAGAACTTCTCTTTCATATAAACAAAGTGTCAGCAAGATATCTGCAAAACTTCATGGAGCCATCTCCAAGCTTTAACTCTGTGTGTGCGGACACCTTATATCGAGGATGCCTAAGCATGTATCAAGAACAATACATTCATTTACATATATAGGTATGACTGCATAACATTATtgaaaaaggaagaaagattaACAAAAAGTTTAGGATACCAAATTTGGAGGAGTTCCATACGTGGTGGAGAAAAGAACTAAAGACAATTATTCACGAATTGATTACATGTATCTGGCCGTAAATTTATGTACTCTCAGACTGGAATAGTTTCACTCTAAGTCTCTAATCAATCACTAGAAAAGAACTTCGTTGAATTGCTACTAGTTATTGCATTTGGCTCCAAAATCCAAATGCAACTTAAATTCAAAAGTTTCCTAGGAAAAAAGACGCAGAAAGGTTATGAAATTGAGTACACGGCAAAACAAAGTGCCAGGACCTTATAGATGAAGTTGATCATGACTAAAATGCAGATCATTGCAGAAATATATACCAACATATGTGTCCAATCACGATGTGCATGATTTTCTGTTTCACAAATCCATATTCCTGATGGATAATTCTACAGTCGAAGAACTGAAGCTCTACAAGGAAGAATGTGAATCATTTGTCAATGTTGCATAAAGGACTCCCACATGAAGAGCTAGTCATTCATGAACTGCTTGACTGTTACCCAAATCCTCACCCTTAAAATGGTGAGGTATAGATAATTAGTTCAATTTGCTCAGGTAATCTGTTAAAATTCCTCGATGTGAGCAGAAGAGAATGACTAGCAACAAGCAATAATGCCACAAGAAATAGTCCGCACAAGACATGAACAGACTCAATGTTACAAAAGAGGCAGAGAAATACAGAGCTCAGCTAATCCAGAGAAAATAGAAAGCAGTACCAAGGGTACTGAAAGCAACAACAAACAGTAAGATTAGAAGCATGCCTGCATTTATTGGATAAGAGAACACACAAACGAATTCGAAATTGACCGAGATACATCAAGAATTTCACTCCTAATGCATGCTAAAGTTTCATTACCAAAgtggtatattaaagagcaaaagAGTGAAAGTCATACCTGCTTAAGTctctctttattcttctccaccTGCATTCAGCCAAAGAATGGGTTTATTTAGAGATTTTTTAGAACATATCATCCTACACAAACTTAATTTTACATGCTCCAAGTACACAGAGATCAGAACAGCATTTATTGAGCATGCTGAAAATGAGTTAGGCTACAGAGCAGTGAATCTGGAACTCATAAGCTAAAAGCTTTAGCAAAAAATGATGTGAACAGAGAGCTGGCCTAACAAGATGATTTTTGGTACTGGTGACTGACGATAAGCAAAGTTCAAAAGAAGTAATTTTCGGGTAAATCCTAAAAAAGCTAATTCCATTCTAAATTATACGACCAGCCAACATCACTTCTAATGACAGAGTTCAAATGAAAAGAATCAAACTTTCGGTTATCTAGTGTATGTTAAAAACAAGATAATTATCCCATTCTAGAAGACCTTAATAAACTAACCTCTTCTTTCAAAAGTCTTGCATTTTCCTCCTCCAATTGAGTAACCAAAGACTCCAATTCCACAGTATAAGCCTGCAATTTCAGTAAAAACATACATGCATGTCTCAATTCTTGCCCCAAAGCGGCCAAAAAACAAATAATAGGGAAATAAAAGCAAAAAAGGGACCTGCTTTCGCTCTCTAGACCTAGCAGCAGACTCTCTGTTCTTGATCATGCGTCTCTGCTTCTGCTGTGTAGCTTTATCCAGCGGCAACTCTTCAACAGTTGACCTCCTCTTCCCTCTCCCACTCCCACTCACTGCAATAGCCACAACCCCATTTCCAAATCCCATGTGGGGTCCATTCTGCATGGCCATCGGAAACTGACAATTCCCCAAGTTATCCACCACAAACCCTCCTGCAGCTGGCCCCGCCGTGGCTGGCGGCGGAGCGATCACCGGGACTCTAACGTCCTCCTCCGTAACCGCTCCAGCTTTGGTCAGAAAATCCTCTAAAGTCATCTCTGGCTCCCTACTActccctcccccacctccaccccCACCCCCTGATACAATTTCCCTCCACACCTCATCCACAGTCTTACTGGGTCCCACATCACGGCCATCACCGGCGGCGGCGGGGGTAGGCGCGGTGGTTTCAGAGGCGGAGCAAAAAGGGTCGGGGGAATCGGAGTAAATGTTGTTGAGAAGTTCGTCCATGTTCATAGAGCCGAAGTTTCTAGAAGGATCAGAATGAAGtagagaagaagaggaagaagaaggagttgggtTTTGGGGAAGGCGAGAACGAGAACGAGAATGATCCGAATTGGGCGTTGTTGACGCTGACGGCATCACCTTTGACGCCATACTTGCCGGCTTTCTAGGGATCTCGTTTCTTTTCCCttccttaatttttttttttttttttttggcagagGAATTTTTCTTCTTCCTGAACTCTTGTTTTTTACAGGAAAATAAATATCCAATAACTAATTTTTGGAGATTTAGTTCAAGTGACGACGATTGAAGGAAATTTTGGACCTTTCTTCGtatgatcttcttcttcttttatgtgTGTTATAGAGAGAAAGAGACTTGTAGTTTGAAACTCTATATTGTCGCTGTAAGTGCTGTAAGCCCAAGAGAAGAGCAGAGTAGTAAAAG contains:
- the LOC104108237 gene encoding bZIP transcription factor 12-like; the encoded protein is MASKVMPSASTTPNSDHSRSRSRLPQNPTPSSSSSSLLHSDPSRNFGSMNMDELLNNIYSDSPDPFCSASETTAPTPAAAGDGRDVGPSKTVDEVWREIVSGGGGGGGGGSSREPEMTLEDFLTKAGAVTEEDVRVPVIAPPPATAGPAAGGFVVDNLGNCQFPMAMQNGPHMGFGNGVVAIAVSGSGRGKRRSTVEELPLDKATQQKQRRMIKNRESAARSRERKQAYTVELESLVTQLEEENARLLKEEVEKNKERLKQIMENLIPVVEKRRPPRVLRKVRSMSW